CTCGCAGCTGGCCGCGATGAAGATCCGCGACCGGATCACGAACATCCTGCTCGCCCGCCTCACCATCGCGGCCCCGCACCGCGAGGCGCTGCGCCGCGCGCTCGCCATCCTCGCTCTGCCCACCAACGTCGCGACCGCGACCACACTCGGCTGGCGCGCGGCCGATGCGATGTGGCGGCTGGCGGGCGACGACGCCACCGGCTTCGCCCATTATTCGAAGCGCACCACGCTGGGCGCCGTCTATGTCTCCACCCTGCTCGTCTTCCTCGACGACGAGAGCGAGGACATGGCCGAAACGCGCGCCTTCCTCGCCCGCCGCATCGCGGGCGTGATGCGATTCGAAAAGTTCAAGGCGCAGCTCCGCCCCGATCCGGACATGCATTTCAGCCCCGCCCGCTTCATCGGCCGCCTGCGCTATCGGGCGCGGTGATGGTGCGCCTATTCGGCGCATGACGGCACCAGCCCGCTCCCCCACCCGACCTCCCATCCAGGATATTCTGTGGGAGGTCGGGTGGGGGAGCGGGCTGGTGCCGCCTCGAAATGCGATCTTCCTCGCATTTCGCAAACAGACTCTTCCGCGCCGAACCGAACGCGACGTAATTGATAATCAGTCGCAACAGCCCTATGTCGCCGCCATGCGTCTCGATGAGCTCCCCCCGCGCCGTGCCACCCATATCGCCGCGATCGATTGGGATGCGCTGGACGACAAGGCCGCGCGCCGCCTGCGCGAGCTGGGTTTCGACGAGGGCGTGACGATCGAGACGCTTCATCGCGGTCCCGTCGGCCTCGATCCGATCGCGGTGCGCGTCGGTAAGATGACGATCGCGCTTCGCAAGGTCGTGGCCAATGCCGTCACGGTGACGCCGGCATGACGCCCGCCCCCCTCGTCGCCCTCGTCGGCAATCCCAATGCGGGCAAGAGCGCGCTGTTCAATGCGCTGACGGGCGCGCGCCAGAAGGTCGGCAATTATCCCGGCGTCACGGTCGAACGGAAATCGGGCCGGATGGCGCTCGACGACGGCCGCCCGATCGAGATGCTCGATCTGCCCGGCACCTACAGCCTCGATCCGTCGAGCCCCGACGAGGCGGTGACGCGCGACGTGCTGATCGGCACGCAGGATGGCGAGCGCCGCCCCAATGCGATGGTCGTCGTGGTCGACGCCACCAATCTCGACAATCACCTCCGCTTCGCGCTCCAGCTGATCGCTTTGGGGCTGCCCACCGTGGTGGCGCTCAACATGATCGACATGGCCGAGCGCGACGGCACGCAGATCGATATCGCGCGCCTTTCGGCCGAGCTGGGCGTGCCCGTCGTCGCCACCGTCGCCGTCCGCAAGCGCGGGCTGGAGGACCTGAAGGACGCGATCGGCCGCGCGAGCGCCGGCGGCGGCCGCGCGGTGGTGCCGCCGGTCCTTCCCGAAACCGACATCACCAGCCTGCAGCGGCGCGCCCGCCAGATCGCGCGCGCCGCGACCGTCCAGCGCCCGATCGCCACCCGCTGGACCGAGCGCTTCGATCGCGTCGCGCTCCATCCCGTCGCCGGGCCGATCCTGCTGGCGGTGCTGATGTTCGTGATGTTCCAGGCGGTCTTCTCCTGGAGTCAGGCGCCGATCGACTGGCTGGCCGCGCTGCAGGAATGGCTCGCGGCCCAGGCCGTCGCGCATCTGCCGGACATGTTCCTGCGCGATCTGCTGGTGGAAGGCGTGATCAACGGCGTCGGCTCGGTCGTCGCCTTCCTGCCGCAGATCCTCGTCCTGTTCGCCTTCATCCTCGTGCTGGAGGCGTCGGGCTATATGGTCCGCGCGGCCTTCCTGATGGACCGGCTGATGGCGAGCGTGGGCCTGTCCGGTCGCGCCTTCATCCCGCTCCTCTCGTCGTTCGCCTGCGCCATCCCCGGCATCATGGCGACGCGCGCGATCGACGATCCGCGCGATCGCCTGACGACGATCCTGATCGCGCCGCTGATGACCTGCTCGGCGCGCCTGCCCGTTTATGCATTGATCATCGGCGCCTTCATTCCGGCGCGCGACGTGGCGCCGGGCGTCGGCCTGCAGGGGCTCGTCCTGTTCGGGCTCTATATCGCCGGCATCGTCGGCGCGATGGCGGCCTCGGCCGTGCTGCGGCGGACCGTCACCAAAGGCGGCGGCGGCGGCTTCATGATGGAATTGCCGCGCTATCAGCTGCCGGTGGTGCGCGACGTGCTGCTCGGCCTGTGGCAGCGCACCTTCGTCTTCATGCGGCGCGCGGGCACGGTGATCCTCACCGTCACGGCGGTGCTGTGGCTGCTCACCTCCTATCCGAAGGTGCCGGTCGGCAGCCCGATGAAGCAGAGCGAATATTCGATCGCCGGACACATCGCGAGCGCGCTGGAGCCCATCGTCCGCCCGATCGGCTTCGGCCACGATATGGCGCTGGCGATCATTCCCGCGATGGCCGCGCGCGAAGTGGCCGTGTCGGCGCTCCAGACGGTCTATTCGATCGACAGCGCCAGCGACGAGACGCAGGGCGAGAAGAAGCTGGCCGAGCGGCTGCAGGGCGCCTGGTCGCTCCCCACCGCCCTCGCCTTCCTCGCCTGGTTCGTGTTCGCACCCCAGTGCCTCTCCACCATCGCCGTGATCCGCCGCGAGACCAATGGCTGGCTGTGGCCCAGCTTCACGCTCGCCTATCTGTTCGGCATGGCATGGCTGGCGGCGGGCGCGACCTTCTGGACGGCGACCGCGCTGGGGTTGTAGCCCGTCGCTTATCCCCGACTTTGATGCGTCAAGCCCTCATGCCGGACTTGTTCCGGCATCCACCGTGCGGCACAGTCCGTCCGATCGAGTTTCACGCATGGTGCCCCCGGGATGAGCCCGGGGTGACGCGGATCAGGCGCCTGCCGTCCGTTCTCACCCGACTATCGAGAGGAAAGACATGGCCGGATCGGTCAACAAGGTAATTCTGGTCGGCAATCTGGGCCGCGATCCCGAATCGCGCAGCTTCCAGAATGGCGGCAAGGTCGTCGAACTGCGCATCGCCACGTCGGAGACGTGGAAGGATCGCAGCAGCGGCGAGCGCAAGGAAAAGACCGAGTGGCACACGGTGAAGCTCTTCAACGAGGGCCTCGCCAACACCGCCGAGCGCTATCTGCGCAAGGGCAGCAAGGTCTATATTGAGGGCCAGCTCCAGACGCGGAAGTGGCAGGACCAGAGCGGCGCCGATCGCTATTCCACCGAGATCGTGCTGCAGGGCTTCAACGGCACGCTCGTGATGCTCGACGGCCCGCAGGGCGGTGGCCAGGGTGGCGGCGGTGCCAGCCGCGGCGGCTGGAACGAGGATGACGGCGGCGATTTCGGCGGCGGCTATGGTCAGGGTGGCGCAAGTGGCGGCGGAAGCGGCTTCGGCGGCGGCGCGGCCGGCGGCAGCTTCGGCGGTGCGCGCGGCGGCGGAAACGCGGGCGGTGCACGCCCGAGCCCGGCCCCCTTCGACAGCGATCTGGACGACGACGTCCCGTTCTAAGCAGACGCGTTCGCCTTGCTTCCGTACCCCGGCGAAAGCCGGGGTACGGTCTCACATCACTTCTTCAGCAGGTCCTTGAGGCCCGCCAGCGCGCCGGCGGGCTTGGCCTCCTCCTCGCTCTTCACGCCTGCCGCTTTCAGCGCCTGCGCCGCATGGGCCGCGCGCGGATAGGGATCGAGCGCCAGCGCCAGCGTCTGCGCCACCGCCTCGCCCACGTCGATACTGCCGCCCGTGTAGAACAGTTCGTCCAGTTCGCCCTCGTCCAGCTCCACTTCCTCGTCGCCGCCATTCGCGGCCTGCTCGGGCACGAAGCGCAGGGTGAAGGGCTCGTCGATCGCCTGCGGCACATCCTCGCCGCTCGCCACGCACGCCTGCACCACGTCGGCCACGATCCGGCCGGACACCTCGACCGCCTCGCCGACGCGCGTCAGCATCGTCTCCGCCTCCAGCCGGCCGATCGCCACGATGCGGAAGCGCGCCGTCAGCGCCGCACGCTCGGCCTCGTTCGCCGTCACGGCCAGCGCGCGCGCGCCTTCGCCGAGCGTGTCCAGCCGCACCGGCCGGGAAAATTCAGAAGTCACGTCCGCCATGCACCATCCAATAATTCGTTCACCGGCGTCGCTTCCAGCGCCGTATACAGCGAAACCAGCCCGTGGCGCAGCACCGCCACCGCCGCCGGGTCCGCCGCATCGCTGCGCAGCAGGTTGCGCGCGATAGGCCCGTCGAGATCGCCTTCCCAGGCCAAACCGTCGCGGAACGCGCCGAGCCTGCCGCCCAGCGCGCCCATCATCCGGCCGACATGCTTGCCCACCACGATGTCGCCCACGCCCTGCTGGCGCAGCTGGCCGTCCATATCGTCCACGAACAATTCCGTCAGCCGCGCCGATGCGGCGACCGCCCGATCGCCCTCGCGCTCCAGCCGGATCAGCACGAGGCTCAGGATCGTGGCGATCATGTCGAAGCGGCCGTCGATCGTGTCGGGCACCTTGCCCGCCTGATACCAGACCGGAAGGCGGGCGGCGGAGACGACCGCGCGATACAGCGGAACGAGCGCATCCCGCTCCGGATCGCGCCCGATCAGGCGGCTAATCAGCTTCGTGATCAATCCATCGTCCCTTTTGCGATCGCCCGTTCTTGCCTGACCGCGGGCTCCCGCATATTGAGGCCCCCGCCCGCCGTTGCAATCCCGGCCGGGTTGCCGGTGTTCCCAACGGGAGAGAAGTTGAATGCCCACCCTCGCATCGCGCCGCCTGATGGTCGGCCTGTGCCTTGGTGCGGTCCTCCTTTCGGGCTGCACGCGCATTCGCGACCACAAGGGCTATGTCGTCGATTCGACGTTGGTCGAGAGCGTCCAGCCCGGAGTCGACAATCGCGATTCGGTGATGAAGACGCTCGGCCGCCCGAGCTTCGCGTCCGAATTCGATGATGGCGCCACCTGGTATTATCTGTCGCGCGAGACGCGCCAGTTCGCCTTCACCAATCCGAAGCCGGTGCAGCAGGTGCTGCTCGCGGTCCACTTCACCAAGACCGGCGATGTCCTCAACGTGAAGAAGACGGGCACCGAGACGATCGCGAACGTCACGCCCTATGGCAAGAAGACGCCGACGCTCGGCCGCAATCGCGGCTTCTTCGCCGATCTGTTCGGCAATATCGGTGCCGGCGGCGCGAACGCCACCCGCGCGCCCACGGCGGACAATCCCACCAACCGTTGATCCGGGCGTGAGGCCAGCAAGAGCTGGCATCGCCTGAGGCGGAAGCGGCCTCCCCCAATATACGTCATCCCGGCGAAAGCCGGGATCCATGTCGGCGACTCGCTCTCCTTTGAGCGAACCGTAATGTGGATCCCGGCTTTCGCCGGGATGACGATCTTTCAGAGGATGGCTTGCGCGATGCCGCCCGTCAGACGGCGATGCCCGCTCCCGCCAGCACCGCCAGCGTCAGCAGTTCGGATGCGGTCGACGACATGGTCGCGATCTGCACCGGCTTTTCCATGCCCACCAGCATCGGCCCGATCATCGCATCGGCGCCCACCACCTCGCGCAGCAGCTTGGCCGAAATGTTGGCCGACTGAAGGCCCGGCATGATCAGCACGTTCGCCGGCCCGGACAGGCGGCTGAACGGATAATTCTTCATCACGTCCTCGTTCAGCGCGACGTCGGGCGCGATATCGCCCTCATATTCGAAATCGGGCTTGTCCTGATCCAGCAAGGCGATGGCGTCGCGGACATTGTCGATCCAGGTGCCGTGCGGATTGCCAAAGGTGGAGAAGGAAAGGAACGCGACGCGCGGCTCATGCCCCATCTTGCGGGCGACATTGGCCGTATGCTGCGCGATCGCCGCCAGCTCCTTGGGCTCGGGCCGCTCGGTCACCATCGTGTCCGACAGGAACAAGGTGCGGTTCTTCGCCACCAGCACGTGGATGCCGCACGGGCGGCGGCCCTTCACCGGATCGATCACGCGGCGCACCTGCTGCAGCGTGCGCGCATAGGTGCGCGTGACGCCCGTGATCATCGCATCGCCCTGGCCCAGCGCCAGCAGCAGCGCGCCGAAGACGTTGCGGTCCTGATTGACCATCGATTCCACTTCGCGGCGCAGGTAACCGCGCCGCTGCAGCCGGCCGTACAGATAATCCACCATCTGCGGCACGAGCGGCGAGTGGCGGCTGTTGTGCAGTTCGAAGCCCTCGGGATTGGTGATGCCCATCTCGCGGAGCTTCTCCGGCACGCCGTCGCGGCCGACCAGCACCGGGATGCCATAGCCGCCCTCGCGGAAGGCGATCGCGGCGCGCAGCACCACTTCCTCTTCCGCTTCTGCGAAGATCACGCGCTTGGGATTGGCGCGTGCCGCCGCATAGGCGCTCGTCAGGACCGAGGTGGTCGGGTTCAGGCGGCCGCGCAGGCTGTCGCGATAGGCGGTCATGTCCTCGATCGACTTGCGCGCCACGCCCGTCGTCATCGCGGCCTGCGCCACGGCGGCGGGCACGATCTCCATCAGGCGCGGATCGAACGGCGCCGGGATGATGTAATCGGTGCCGAACGAGGGCGCCCGGCCGCCATAGGCCGCCGCCACTTCCTCCGGCACCTGCTGCCGCGCCAGTTCCGCCAGCGCGCGGGCGGCGGCGATCTTCATCTCCTCGTTGATCGTCGTCGCGCGCACGTCCAGCGCGCCGCGGAAGATGAACGGGAAGCCCAGCACGTTGTTCACCTGGTTCGGATAGTCCGAACGGCCGGTGGCGATGATGCAGTCGGGCCGCGCCGCCTTGGCTTCCGGCGGCGTGATCTCGGGATCGGGATTGGCCATCGCGAAGATGATCGGCTTGGGCGCCATCGTCTTCAGATAGGCGGCCGGCAGCGCGCCTGCGGCCGAAAGGCCCAGGAACACGTCCGCATCGACGAGCGCCTCTTCCAGCGTGCGCCGATCGGTGTTGGCGGCATGGGCCGACTGCCACTGGTTGATGTCGTCGCGGCCCTTGTGGAGCACGCCGGTGCGGTCGCACATCAGCACCTGATCGTTCGGCACGCCCATCGCCTTGATCAGCTCGGTGCAGGCGATCGCCGCCGCGCCCGCGCCGTTCACGACGACATTGACGGTGCGGATGTCGCGCCCGGTGAGGAAGCAGGCGTTGATCAGGCCGGCGGCGGTGATGATCGCGGTGCCGTGCTGGTCATCGTGCATCACCGGAATGTTCATGCGCTCGCGCAGCGTCTGCTCGATCACGAAGCATTCGGGGGCCTTGATGTCCTCCAGATTGATGCCGCCGAAGCTCGGCTCCATCAGGGCGACCGCGTTGATGAAGGCGTCCACATCCTCGGTCGCCAGCTCGATATCGATCGAGTCGACGTCGGCGAAGCGCTTGAACAGCACCGCCTTGCCTTCCATCACCGGCTTGGAGGCGAGCGCGCCGAGATTGCCGAGGCCGAGGATCGCGGTGCCGTTCGAGATCACCGCGACCAGATTGCCCTTGGCCGTATAATCGAACGCGGCGCCCGGATTTTCGGCGATCGCGCGTACCGGCACGGCCACGCCGGGCGAGTAAGCGAGGCTCAGGTCGCGCTGCGTCGCCATCGGCTTCGACGCGACGATCTCGATCTTGCCGGGGCGCCCTTGCGAGTGAAAGTTCAGAGCCTCGCGCTCGGAAAATTCGACGTTGCTGCCCTCGGCCATGCGTTACTCCTGTCTGCGAGCCCCGCCCTATAGCCGCTGAGCCCCATGAGGGAACCGCCAAACGATGCGGATCGTAACTTGTCCGGCAGCGACTTGCCTGGGTGGTGCGCGACCGGCCGAGGCGTTATGCTCGGGCCATGAACGTGGAACGCGGATCATTCGACGGTGAGGAGACGTCCGAGCAGGCGGCGGAGCTGGATGCGCGCATCGCCGCACTGGCCGAGGCGGCCATGCGCGACCCCGCCTATCGGGCCATTTTCGGTCCGGAAAATGATGATGCGCGGCTGGCCCAGGCGCGCGCTGATATCGCGGCCGGACGCGTAGTGCCTCATGAAAAGGTCGCCGAATGGCTGAAGACGTGGGGCAAGCCCGACGCAGGGCCACCACCACGCGAATGGTTCGAGTAGTCTGGACAAAGCTCGCGATCGACCGGCTGGAGTCCATCCGAAGCTATATATCGATCTCCAACCCTTACGCCGCTGATCGGCTGGCCGGACGAATCTTCGCCGCCGGGCAAAGCCTGAGCGAGTTTCCCCGACGCGGCCGCCCCGCACGTGACGATTGTCGCGAACTGGTGGTGCATCGATCCTATGTGATTCTATACCAGATTTCCGCCGAAACCGTTTCCATCCTCGACGTGCGCCACGCCGCCCAACTGCAAGACGAACCCGGACAGCCATGACCACCGCCCCCACGCCGATGATGGCGCAATATCTCGCGCTGAAGGCAAGCGTGCCCGATTGCCTGCTCTTCTACCGGATGGGCGATTTCTTCGAACTGTTCTTCGACGATGCCGCCAAGGCGGCCGCCGATCTGGATATCGCGCTCACCTCACGCGGCGAGCATCTCGGCGCGCCGATCCCAATGTGCGGCGTGCCCGCGCACAGCCACGAAGGCTATCTCGCACGCCTGATCAAGGCCGGCCACCGCGTCGCCATCGCCGAGCAGACCGAATCCCCCGAGGAGGCCAAAAGACGCGGCGGCAAGACGCTCGTCACGCGCGCGATCGTCCGCATCGTCAGCCCCGGCACGCTGACCGAGGAAACCCTGCTCGACGCGCGGGCGGCCAACTGGCTGGCGGCGGTGGGCGAAGCGGCGGGCGGCCTCGGCATCGCCGCCTGCGACATCTCCACCGGCCGGTTCGAGATCGGCCCCGCCGCGCGCGACGCGCTGGAGGCGGAGATCGCCCGCCTCTCCCCCGCCGAACTGATCGCTCCGCCCGCGCTGGCCGCCACGCTTCCCGACGGCCTCGCCGTCGACAAGGGCTTCGACAGCGCCAACGGGGAACGCCGCCTGAAAGCGCTGTTCGGCGTGGCCACGCTGGACGGCTGGGGCGCCTTCACCCGCGCCGAGCTGGCGGCGGCGGGCGCGCTGCTCGACTATCTCGACCGGGCGGGACAGGGCCACCTCCCCTTCCTCCAGCCGCCCGTCCGCCGTGCCGCCGCCGATCACATGATGATCGACGCGGCCTCGCGCGAAAGCCTGGAAATCACCGCCACGGCCTCGGGCCAGCGCAAGGGCAGCCTGCTCGACGCGATCGACCGCACCGTCACCGGCGGCGGCGCCCGCGCGCTGGCGGCCGACCTGTCCGCCCCGCTCGGCGATCGCCCGATGATCGAGGCGCGGCTGGACCTCGTCGCCTTATTCCATGACGACACCGATCTGCGCGCGCGCCTGCGCAGCGCTCTCCGCGCCCAGCCCGATGTCGCCCGCGCCCTCGGTCGCCTCGCCTCGGGCCGGGGTGGCCCGCGCGATCTCGGTCAGCTCCGCGACGGTCTGGATCAGGCGCAGCGGCTGCAGGCGATGCTGCGCGGCGTCGATCCCGCCCCGCCCCTGCTCGCGCATCTGCTCCCGGCCCTCGGCGGCCACGGCGCCCTCGTCGACGAACTCGCCCGCGCGCTCGTCCCCGCCCCGCCGATCGAATCCGCGCAGGGCGGCTATATCGCACAGGGCTATGATGCCGCGCTCGACGCGCTGCGCGCCACCGGCGGCGAGGGCCGCCGCGCCATCGCCCAGCTGGAAGCGCGCTTCCGCGAGAAGACCGGCGTCTCCCAGCTCAAGATCAGGCACAACAATGTGCTGGGCTATCATATCGAGGTGCCGGCCAAGTCCGCCGATCCGCTGATGAAGGCGGAGAGCGGCTTCACGCACCGCCAGACCCTGGCGGGCGTCGTCCGCTTCAACGCGCCCGAACTGCATGAGGAGGCCAGCCGCGTCGGGCAGGCCGGCGCCCACGCGCTCGCCGCCGAGGCCGCGCATCTGGAGGCGCTGACCGAACAGGCGCTTGCCCGCCGCCACGACATCGCCGCCACCGCCGATGCGCTCGCCCGGCTGGACGTGTCGGCAGGCCAAGCCGAGCGCGCGGCCGAGGGCGGCTGGTGCCGCCCCGCCATCGCCGAACATCCCTGCCTCGAGATCGAGGGCGGGCGCCACCCCGTCGTCGAGAGCGCCGTCGCCGCCACCGGGGGGCGCTTCGTCGCGAACGATTGCCGCCTCTCGCCCGACGATCGCCTGTGGCTCGTCACGGGCCCCAACATGGGCGGTAAATCCACCTTCCTGCGCCAGAATGCGGCGATGCTGATCCTGGCGCAGGCGGGCGGCTTCGTGCCCGCCACCAGCGCCACTTTGGGTCTCTGCGATCGCCTGTTCAGCCGCGTCGGCGCGTCGGACAATCTCGCGCGCGGCCGCTCCACCTTCATGGTCGAGATGGTCGAGACTGCCGCGATCCTCGCGCAGGCGACCGAACGCAGTTTCGTGATCCTCGACGAGGTCGGGCGCGGCACCTCCACCTATGACGGCCTCGCCATCGCCTGGGCGGTGGTGGAGGCGGTGCACGACATCAATCGCTGCCGCTGCCTGTTCGCCACTCATTACCACGAGCTGACGCGGCTGGCCGACCGGCTCGACTCGCTCTCGCTCCACCATGTCCGCGCGCGCGAATGGAAGGGCGATCTCGTCCTGCTCCACGAGCTGGCGCAGGGGCCCGCCGACCGCAGCTACGGCCTCGCCGTCGCGCGGCTGGCCGGGCTTGCCCCCGCCGTGGTCGGGCGCGCCAAGGATGTGCTGAAGAAGCTGGAGGCCGGCCGCGTCGCCACGGGCGGCATCGCGGCGGGTCTGGACGACCTCCCCCTCTTCGCGGCTGCCGCAGTCGCCCCCGAGGAAGAGAAGCCAGACGCCCTGCGCGACGCCCTCGCCACGATCGATGCCGATGCGCTGAGCCCGCGCGAGGCGCTGGAGGCGCTCTATCGCCTCAAGGGGCTGGCGGCGGGAGAGTAAGCCGCCCTACCCGCCTCACGTCACCCCGGACTTGATCCGGGGTCCCGCTACCCATCCAGCGCCGAGAGGGAAGAAGACGCGGGATCCCGGATCAAGTCCGGGATGACGAG
This DNA window, taken from Sphingomonas sp. AP4-R1, encodes the following:
- a CDS encoding NADP-dependent malic enzyme, with product MAEGSNVEFSEREALNFHSQGRPGKIEIVASKPMATQRDLSLAYSPGVAVPVRAIAENPGAAFDYTAKGNLVAVISNGTAILGLGNLGALASKPVMEGKAVLFKRFADVDSIDIELATEDVDAFINAVALMEPSFGGINLEDIKAPECFVIEQTLRERMNIPVMHDDQHGTAIITAAGLINACFLTGRDIRTVNVVVNGAGAAAIACTELIKAMGVPNDQVLMCDRTGVLHKGRDDINQWQSAHAANTDRRTLEEALVDADVFLGLSAAGALPAAYLKTMAPKPIIFAMANPDPEITPPEAKAARPDCIIATGRSDYPNQVNNVLGFPFIFRGALDVRATTINEEMKIAAARALAELARQQVPEEVAAAYGGRAPSFGTDYIIPAPFDPRLMEIVPAAVAQAAMTTGVARKSIEDMTAYRDSLRGRLNPTTSVLTSAYAAARANPKRVIFAEAEEEVVLRAAIAFREGGYGIPVLVGRDGVPEKLREMGITNPEGFELHNSRHSPLVPQMVDYLYGRLQRRGYLRREVESMVNQDRNVFGALLLALGQGDAMITGVTRTYARTLQQVRRVIDPVKGRRPCGIHVLVAKNRTLFLSDTMVTERPEPKELAAIAQHTANVARKMGHEPRVAFLSFSTFGNPHGTWIDNVRDAIALLDQDKPDFEYEGDIAPDVALNEDVMKNYPFSRLSGPANVLIMPGLQSANISAKLLREVVGADAMIGPMLVGMEKPVQIATMSSTASELLTLAVLAGAGIAV
- a CDS encoding DUF177 domain-containing protein, encoding MADVTSEFSRPVRLDTLGEGARALAVTANEAERAALTARFRIVAIGRLEAETMLTRVGEAVEVSGRIVADVVQACVASGEDVPQAIDEPFTLRFVPEQAANGGDEEVELDEGELDELFYTGGSIDVGEAVAQTLALALDPYPRAAHAAQALKAAGVKSEEEAKPAGALAGLKDLLKK
- a CDS encoding COQ9 family protein codes for the protein MTDSAIAPLDMTLDELRAALGPLLPQEAAFDGWSEAALAAAATGLGVPPDRARLAIPGGAVDMIDAWFASIDAGMVASFTPSQLAAMKIRDRITNILLARLTIAAPHREALRRALAILALPTNVATATTLGWRAADAMWRLAGDDATGFAHYSKRTTLGAVYVSTLLVFLDDESEDMAETRAFLARRIAGVMRFEKFKAQLRPDPDMHFSPARFIGRLRYRAR
- the mutS gene encoding DNA mismatch repair protein MutS, with translation MTTAPTPMMAQYLALKASVPDCLLFYRMGDFFELFFDDAAKAAADLDIALTSRGEHLGAPIPMCGVPAHSHEGYLARLIKAGHRVAIAEQTESPEEAKRRGGKTLVTRAIVRIVSPGTLTEETLLDARAANWLAAVGEAAGGLGIAACDISTGRFEIGPAARDALEAEIARLSPAELIAPPALAATLPDGLAVDKGFDSANGERRLKALFGVATLDGWGAFTRAELAAAGALLDYLDRAGQGHLPFLQPPVRRAAADHMMIDAASRESLEITATASGQRKGSLLDAIDRTVTGGGARALAADLSAPLGDRPMIEARLDLVALFHDDTDLRARLRSALRAQPDVARALGRLASGRGGPRDLGQLRDGLDQAQRLQAMLRGVDPAPPLLAHLLPALGGHGALVDELARALVPAPPIESAQGGYIAQGYDAALDALRATGGEGRRAIAQLEARFREKTGVSQLKIRHNNVLGYHIEVPAKSADPLMKAESGFTHRQTLAGVVRFNAPELHEEASRVGQAGAHALAAEAAHLEALTEQALARRHDIAATADALARLDVSAGQAERAAEGGWCRPAIAEHPCLEIEGGRHPVVESAVAATGGRFVANDCRLSPDDRLWLVTGPNMGGKSTFLRQNAAMLILAQAGGFVPATSATLGLCDRLFSRVGASDNLARGRSTFMVEMVETAAILAQATERSFVILDEVGRGTSTYDGLAIAWAVVEAVHDINRCRCLFATHYHELTRLADRLDSLSLHHVRAREWKGDLVLLHELAQGPADRSYGLAVARLAGLAPAVVGRAKDVLKKLEAGRVATGGIAAGLDDLPLFAAAAVAPEEEKPDALRDALATIDADALSPREALEALYRLKGLAAGE
- the ssb gene encoding single-stranded DNA-binding protein, giving the protein MAGSVNKVILVGNLGRDPESRSFQNGGKVVELRIATSETWKDRSSGERKEKTEWHTVKLFNEGLANTAERYLRKGSKVYIEGQLQTRKWQDQSGADRYSTEIVLQGFNGTLVMLDGPQGGGQGGGGASRGGWNEDDGGDFGGGYGQGGASGGGSGFGGGAAGGSFGGARGGGNAGGARPSPAPFDSDLDDDVPF
- a CDS encoding outer membrane protein assembly factor BamE, which codes for MPTLASRRLMVGLCLGAVLLSGCTRIRDHKGYVVDSTLVESVQPGVDNRDSVMKTLGRPSFASEFDDGATWYYLSRETRQFAFTNPKPVQQVLLAVHFTKTGDVLNVKKTGTETIANVTPYGKKTPTLGRNRGFFADLFGNIGAGGANATRAPTADNPTNR
- a CDS encoding ubiquinol-cytochrome C chaperone family protein; protein product: MITKLISRLIGRDPERDALVPLYRAVVSAARLPVWYQAGKVPDTIDGRFDMIATILSLVLIRLEREGDRAVAASARLTELFVDDMDGQLRQQGVGDIVVGKHVGRMMGALGGRLGAFRDGLAWEGDLDGPIARNLLRSDAADPAAVAVLRHGLVSLYTALEATPVNELLDGAWRT
- a CDS encoding ferrous iron transporter B, encoding MTPAPLVALVGNPNAGKSALFNALTGARQKVGNYPGVTVERKSGRMALDDGRPIEMLDLPGTYSLDPSSPDEAVTRDVLIGTQDGERRPNAMVVVVDATNLDNHLRFALQLIALGLPTVVALNMIDMAERDGTQIDIARLSAELGVPVVATVAVRKRGLEDLKDAIGRASAGGGRAVVPPVLPETDITSLQRRARQIARAATVQRPIATRWTERFDRVALHPVAGPILLAVLMFVMFQAVFSWSQAPIDWLAALQEWLAAQAVAHLPDMFLRDLLVEGVINGVGSVVAFLPQILVLFAFILVLEASGYMVRAAFLMDRLMASVGLSGRAFIPLLSSFACAIPGIMATRAIDDPRDRLTTILIAPLMTCSARLPVYALIIGAFIPARDVAPGVGLQGLVLFGLYIAGIVGAMAASAVLRRTVTKGGGGGFMMELPRYQLPVVRDVLLGLWQRTFVFMRRAGTVILTVTAVLWLLTSYPKVPVGSPMKQSEYSIAGHIASALEPIVRPIGFGHDMALAIIPAMAAREVAVSALQTVYSIDSASDETQGEKKLAERLQGAWSLPTALAFLAWFVFAPQCLSTIAVIRRETNGWLWPSFTLAYLFGMAWLAAGATFWTATALGL
- a CDS encoding FeoA family protein, with product MRLDELPPRRATHIAAIDWDALDDKAARRLRELGFDEGVTIETLHRGPVGLDPIAVRVGKMTIALRKVVANAVTVTPA
- a CDS encoding type II toxin-antitoxin system RelE/ParE family toxin: MAEDVGQARRRATTTRMVRVVWTKLAIDRLESIRSYISISNPYAADRLAGRIFAAGQSLSEFPRRGRPARDDCRELVVHRSYVILYQISAETVSILDVRHAAQLQDEPGQP